The genomic DNA TAAGTGCATTTTGTCTTTTTAACTATATTGTGATTATGAGGTTGGCAACGGTGTTggtgttatttttgtttgattataATTGGGGTTGCAAGAATCTTTTGGTTGTGGTCCATATTTTCTAATGCACATGTTGACTTGATTGAATTAATATACACAcgtatcatacatatataagtatgcgtGTGAGTGCCTTTTCACATAACTAAAAGTCTAATTCCATTTACTCACATTGTATCGTCATGTAATCGTCTTTAATAAGCTCTTGGAATATTGCCAATTTTATACCAGAAACATTTCACTTTAGCAATGTACTTGAACATTTTgctgtaattttataaataagtaataaattgtaatattgtatatacctgTGTGTATACATAGGCAGGTACAGGTATTTAAATACTGGTATTTACTTAGAAGAAATTCCTGAGAAGCGCTACTATATATGACCGAATCCTAAAACTAAGTAATTGAAATGCCATAACTTCAAAAGGAAACCGATTCAAAAGTACAATACTGCTCCACTATGTTTCTGAAATATTTAGGGCAATTAGCGGAAGgttgaattaattaaatattttgaaattgaaatgcaAGGGTCATGTTATCACACGGTAGTAGAAAATATATGGGTCGTATCTCATAGATGATTTACATTTTCTGATCCCATATCTATTGTGAATTGAGCATACCTTAAAGCACTAGCGTATTATGCGGAAGTCAAATGTTTTAGTCACTTGCCTTACGTATATACAAATGAGTATATCGCTACTTtagaatatgaaattttatagtGAAGAAatgatatataatttatacacttaaaagataaaaaagaaataatatttttagtggtagaaaaatatcaaaataaagttctattAAAAATCTTGGCAATGGCTTGAATGTTATTTGATTTCCTTCGTtctaaaaaggtaattaaaaaacaatctTTACTATCAGTAATTATCTTCTATTTGTATGCTCATGCACTCCCGTTTTATTCTCACGATATTTTACTGAGCTTACAgctttttgcttttatatttaaatattgttttgctTTTGCGCCATGCTAAAATAAAACGCTTAATAATCTTTGCATGCTTTTTTTTCATCcacaatatttatgtaatactCTCCATGTAAGAATGCACTGTCATGAATCGAAGCAACTTCGTACCAAAAGATCCGGATAGTTACATTTGCCTAAGTTGAAACTTGTTAATTAAAGCTATGAAAGTATACgttatcaattaacaataatatttttaaagatgaACTAATAAACTATCCTAATAAATTATCTTTTCATACCTTTTTTAGTCAGTCCCAATATTGTGTGTTTTTACGGTTCACCTACGTCTTGTGGTCTTTGGGTTCTTGCTAAATTACAGGCTGAACAAATCCAATTTCGATAGCATATTGTACAACAACCGTGTGACACTCACCATTCGTCAATATATTCAATATCTAtcttgaaataaaaaactttcgATATGTTTTCTGATCATTCCGTGTATAAAGATAAATCGCCGTACATACTACTTAGTACTAAAATAGTTACCACTcgtgaaatataaatatgaaaagatTTCTAAAATTGGTGATGTTCCTAACTGAACTTATCCATTATTAtacatttaaatgttttaatattttgacaaaacggttgaaattttttaaaatgaagaTATAGGTTAGAATATAGTATTTGCAGGCGCATTTTTTCAGTCTTTAAATGGGAAAGGTCTAATAGCAATATTGAAGTACTTAGGAgacgaaaactcaaaaaatacaaaactttgTTATCAACTAGGAAATGATCTCTTTCCTCTAACTAATGTTATgtataaaaagttttactttCGAAATCGCCAGGGAATGGGAAAGGTCTAATAGCACCCAAGTAATATCAAATATTGAAGTACTTAGGAgacgaaaactcaaaaaatactAAACTTTGTTATCAACTAGAAAATGATATCTTTCCTCTAACTAATGTTatgtataacaagtaaggaagggctaagttcggatgtaaccgaacattttatactctcgcaaagtcaaatggtatactcgtttgagatttctttgtggattggctgatattttcggtagaaggtcaactattggcactggggtccacatatttagtacttaggggcttgaacagttttggttcgatttagacaatttttggtcacaagatggcatactttaaacctATTATTCACtcaagttttaccccgatataatcattgttgcttgatatgcatagtggcaagtgaaagaatcagatggaaaaatggtgttatatgggaagtaggcgtggttgtagtccgatttcgcccattttctcactgtgggtagaggttctaaaaaaatttgcttccagtgaattttgttattataacattagcggtttaggagatatgcacattaaacctattagaggcgggaccacgcctacttttaaaaaaaattttaactgcagatgcccctccctaatgtgatcctgtgtaccaaatcacagtcttatatcttattgcggagcttagttatggtaatttatttgtttttgactaatggcgttttgagggcgtggcagtggtccgattacgcccatctgcaataccaaccatctcacggtacccagaaacatgtctaccaagtttcataaagatatctcaatttttactcaagttacagcttgcacggacgcacagacggacagacggacgaacggacagacagtcacccggatttcaactcttctcttcatcctgatcatttatatatatataaccctatatctagctcgattagttttaggtgatacaaacaaccgttaggtgaacaaaactataatattatactctatagcaacaggttgcgagggtataaaaagttttactttCGAAATCGCCAGTACCTTTCTTTGCTATCTTTACTATTAATtctatgcattttttatttttgtattttgtacttAATCcttttttttctaacaaataTAGGCATGACAAATTGGAATACACCCAATATACCAGCGATTAAGACCGAGCCAAGAGGTAAGAAATACCACGCCACGCAATATAAagagatacatatatgtacatatgtcgaTTGTATTAAGTTAACATACACTAGGTAGAGTGAGTCTCCGCTCACCAATTCGTGGATtgtgtttcaataaaaatattaataaaatatatgcgtttttgaagttcttttcagAATATCAGATGTGCATGCTAATAGCATTACAGTCGCCAAATTTCATGGAATTCCTATGTGCGTTTGCAAAGTTAACGGCATTTTTTGAATTCTACTAATGGAGAATAAACAGAAAAAGTATCCGCTCACTGCTTATTACATTAGATTATTGTACAATAGTTTCTACGCGTTTAACACCTGATAATTTTTTGTGCGTTGTTGTCAATAATACAGATTTAGATAATCGAAGGAAAAATCTGCAATTTGtgagtaaatttttcgaattattcagctttaatcgaaatgagtggaaaaggcaaagaaataagtgttgatgagcggaaaataatattaaaattaagggagGACGGTTAAAGCTTTCGTGAAATTGGACGAGTTGTCAACAGAATGGAGTCATCAGTGCGATACGTCATCCAGACTTTCTAAAAAACGggaattattacttcaaagcTCCGATCTGGACGTCCGACTGATCGGGAAACACGCAAAGTTGTATCTCTTGCGAAAGTTAATACGAGTTTAACCGCTtcccaaatagcagaagatgtAAAAATACGATTTAAAAATCAATATGCAGCGACACAAcaagagaaatattaaaaagggtTGGATATCATGGGCGAGTGGCACGCAAAAAGCCATTCATTTCCTTAAAAAACCGTATGAAGCGCATTGCATTCGCAAACGAACATATAACCAAGCCTATATCTTTCTGGGAATCATTTTTATGGTCGGATAAGaccaaatatagtatatttggaAAAGGAAGACAGATGGTGTGCGAAAAACTGGTACGGCCTTTGAAGCTCGAAATCTTACTTCAACCGTAAAGCATGGTGGGGATGCTTATGGTCAATTGAGGAGGTGTATGGCAGCAAGTGGAGTTGGTGGCATtgagtttatcgaaaatataatgaataaatttgtttatctaaatattttaaaacgacaaATGAAGAAAAGTACTGACAAATTACGATTGCCAAACGTGTTTTGTTTCTAACAGGACAATGACCCTAAGCATACAGCGGAACTTGTTCGCCTTTTGCTTCTTTACAATGCTACAAAACAGCTACATTCACCTCCACAATCACCTTATGGGCTCTATTGGAGCGCAGAATTCGCACACACACCATTACCAGCAAAGAAATGCTCAAGACCGTTATATTGGACGAATGGAGTAAAATGTCAGCCCAAGATACGAGAAAATTAGTACTTTCCATACGTAAACGTCTAGCAGAAGCTCTAAAATTTCGAGGCTACCCCACCagctattaaactttttataattacttgatATTATTGTGTTCTGGCTGATGAGCGGATACTTTTTCCGtttaagttaattgtttttaaaatgaaaatgaactctgtggcttttgtttattgaataattagaaaaaaacgtaacttttttttaagcaaaaagatatgatttaataacacaaaaaaaattttcttaattggtCAATTgatcaaacttttattttagttcaaaagattctacctagtgtatgtatatttggacACTCAAACTAAAAGTTTATTGTGATTTGCAGAAGCATCACCCCAACCATTTAACTTATATCGTGGAACTTCGGAGATGACTCCATCTCCCCAGCCCTTATCACCGCCGAATAACTACAATCTTCCAAATACACCATCACCCTACAACATGGCTGCTGGGGGAAATACACCATTGATGTCGCCTAGTCATCAATATCGAGGGAACACCTTGGTAGGAGGAGTTCCAGCAAATACTGATACAATGCCCATTCCACTAGAAATGCATAACGAGTTTAACTCATATAGAGGTGGCCAGCCACACCCAGTACAACTCCATTCGCGGCAGTATGTGCGTCAAACTGAACTGCCACAACAGCAGGATTTACATCAACAACCACAGCACAATCAGCATCAgccacagcagcagcaatatCATAATCTTCTTTATGGCAACACAGAGGCAACAAATTGGGAGGAAAAGTATTCCAATGTCCTACCGGTAATGGGCAATATGAGCACAGCAGCTATAGCAATGAATAATCTTAATGCAAGCAACAACCAGTTCAATTTGCAGAATTTGTTAACGGCAACAGCCACTGCTATGTCAGCTGTAACGCAGAATCCGCATTGGAATTTTCCGCCAAACCATGAGGTGATTGAAGAGATACCACTATTTTTTAATGTGAAATACATTTTACCCATTTAAAATCGCAGCAGAATGCCcaactgcagcaacaacaacaccaacatcaCATGCAGATTCAACAACAGCAGTCACCGCAATCATCATTCGAACAACCACCCAATAACAACCACGATGCGGCAATGGTAAACCTGTCAAGGAGCAACAACGCTAACATTGCGAACATCGTTGATACCGTCGGAGACGGCGATCAGGGACCAACGATAAGTAACTTATTGAATTTCGATAGCGGACAGCTCGTGCACATCAATTCTGAGGAGCAGCAAATGCTTCGACTCACCTCCGAAGAACTCCGACTCTCCAATTTGTCTATATCGTCGTGACGTTAAAGTATAGTACATCAGTAGATTAAGAAAAACCCTATTATAGCATATTATTTTTGGCGCAAACCGCACCAACTCACATAAGGGTATGTATGGGTTGATGTTTAaggtaattgaaaaaataaatgccatacgtacatatgtaggtaaataTCACGTAATAGCACCTATTACGGGCAcgcttatatgcatatatgcttaTGATTGTACAATtgcgaaaagaaaaatataaaatattaaaaattgaaatataaatttatcaaTGCTTAGTCATTAAGTTGTGCTTAGGTTTCATCGATTTCTACAAGTATTGTATGTACACTTATACTTCGCTTAACGGCCTAGATATGTTACGTGCCACAAAACTTGGCCGTTAAACGAAAGCCGTATAAgtaatcaattattttaatacaaattcaaTAAGATCGGTTCCAAATTTGTTAAactaaaaatgcatttttaaccttttatttcatttaaacataactagtacatatatttatacataaaaatggatagtgggcgtggcaccgcccacttttaggtgaaaacccatatcttgagatctgcttaaccgatttcaacaaaattcgttacataacattcttttcatatttctatgttatagtacgaaaatgggcgaaataggattacaaccacgcctattttccatataacagcattttaaatttcatctgattttttcaatttccactATCCAAatgaagcaacaatgattatatcggggtaaaactttgcgtgaataatacttttaaagtatgccaccttgtgaccaaaaattgtctaaatcgaaccaaaactgttcaaacacctaggtactgaatatgtgaaccccaatgcccatagttgactttttaccgaaaatatcggtcaatccacaaagaaatcggttacatccgaacttagcccttccttacttgttttaattgattttaatctGAATCATCATAATTTTTCGCTGGTAAAAATGGATCTGGCTTATAAAAATTGTCCAACATTGTTCGTCTTCTCCTCTTGTCGTTTTTGAGCAATTTATAACAGCTAATGGCTGTGTTAACTCCTCGAGAAATCATATCACTACGTTCGATGTCAGGATCGTTTTCAAGGAGGATGTTTCTTGTTCGAAATAGAAAAAAAGCtttcgatatattttttaatgttagcTGTTTTGATACAAAAGGCTCTGTCTCCTCATCAAATGACGATTCTGCTTGCAACTGCATATTCCGTTCGTTCAAATCTTCAAAGCCGCATTCATGTGCTAGAtccaaaatattttgcttagcTTCAGGAATGAAAATTAACTTCTGTACTTCAGTAGCAAGATATGCCGCTAAGAAAATGAGTCTTGTGTGAAATGCCTTACGAACGTTTTTTGCTGtcatgtattaaatttaatgttttaagcAAGAACCGTAAATAATGATTATTGTTgcaatttataaatgaaaaaatcaattacTTAGAATCGACATATAAAAAAACCTGattatgttaataatttttcgaCGATCCCAATATTTTGGtgactttgtttttatttcggaTTTTTGCAAGTTTCTTCACCGataattattgattttataataaatcataaataattctgagcataaaaaaataacattaaaaattaatcattatttttgagcaaatgaaaaaaaaatacaaatcgtAAATAATCAgtatttgtgatttttatttttttttctttgctcaaaataaaactcatttttataacataataataatttttataacacaGGTCCTTTTAGAACACATCTCAAGGATGAAATGTATGGTATTGTATTGCCATGCCTCCTTTCCCCACCGCCCCATAAATAAAAAAGCACGAAAAGCCTGTTCACtgaaagtataaaaagaaaCTCTCAAAATATAAGATATGGATATGTTCACTgtcgtacaattttttttgctgcaTAACGAACGGccattaaacaaattaataacaacGCAAAAGCTCTTCTGGCTTGCCTTTAAACAGCGTCAAAATCTTTTCGGAGTGAACAAGAGCGGTACCTTTCGCGCAGCCTTCAGAGATGCTTACTATGTCAGCTGATTCGTGCACTAAGTGAACTTTTGCCAGGGGACACCTGGGCGTAACTTATCAAAAACCGATTTTCGACCGCGATTAGATAAGTTAAACCGAGTTTCCGGATCGAAGTAGAAGAATCAACGTATACAACAACGAAGCGCTCTATGATTTCACTGCGCGATTTACCTTACCTTAAAAACAAGAATCGAATCAGCAACAAAACCAAAATGTGAGTCCCATTCTACTCACGGTAGCCATTAACGAGATTGTACTATACAATGGTAGATTTCTCTTGCAATAGTCATTGGCCGATAACgccaaatatgtatttattggaCCATCTTCGTATAATGTATTTTCTTGCAAAGAAAATGGGCGAATACGGCCGTAAATTAtctcttatttcttttttaagaaTAATTACTACTCGAGATATTAACTCaatatcattatttatttgttttgtccAAAGCTTTTTGTATAGTACATATACCTACACACGAATGTATGTACTTacgatttttttacattttgctatatgtacatatatacacatatgcagcTTCTTTTCGTCagttcaaaacaaaatatataaaataataaaataaattaaagattaTCAATTAAAAGTAAAACGAAAATGCTATCTAATCATTGCTAACGTTTAACAATATTTAGTGCCTTTTCGAGTGTGAGGCCAAACGGAAATGTAGTAATCTTCGGTGGTGGTGTCGCGGGTAGTGTACAGTAAGCAATCCAATGCACCAGATGCAAAGTGGCACGCTGATATGCAATCGAATTGTTCCAGCAACTACGTATACGGTTCCCCAACGTAGCAGCCAAACATTGTTGCAGAGTTTCTACTTCTCGGGATAGATTTGCGACTTCTTTGCGCAAATGTGACTCCACTTCCAAGCTACTGTCCAAAATCAGTGTTTTCCTTAAAAGCAGTACAATGAATAGAGAACGGTAATCAATgtgatatatatatgaaatatcgCAATTTTAAATCTACTATATGAGTATAGTACgatatataaacatttgtatatacctaAATAAGCCTGTATATGTAGCGCTATAAGCCTTTGAATAAAGGTCAAAGGTTTTAGCACAATTCATAATATACTCGTCTCTGCTGTTCAACCTGGTGTTAGTAATGGACAACAAGCTTGGAGTAAAACTTCGCAGCGAGTAACTGAAGTTACTCTGAGGCTATATGGCTAGTATTGAACAATGttaatttgtttcaaaataaGAATTACATACAAACCAAATTCGGTTTTAAAATCAATATCTTAAATCAGTTACAGAAACTGTCATCGCTAACAATTTTGATGATGGCAAGATGAATGTCATTAGTGTTAGTGTTATTGGTGCACAGTCCGTGAAAATTCTGTCATTTTTATATCTGATAATGAGTACAccgctatatatgtatgtacaatgtaTATAGTTTTCAGTGCACTTACTAAATGTCACCATTTTCAGGTATTCAGtactaaaatacttaaaattattaacagaaaaggCAACTTacagaattttaaaattcttagtTTGTTTCAATTAATTCGTATAGTTGCTTTATGATCAAATTAAGAATTCATCTTATTATTATTCACATAATACTTACTGTTTCAattcatttatttcgcattCAAAAGACTCCAGCTTAGTGAGCGCAGTGCTTAAAGCATCGTTCTTCTCCTTAATTTCATTGTGTAACTTTTCTTCCTTTTGCAAAGATTCATTATTAACTTCACATATCTAAAATAGCACATTTTCCGAAAATAAGTAACAAAGTATAATTTACAGTATGCATTTTCAGAGTTTTACTTCATTAATTAATTCTTTCTTCTGTGCTTCTAGGGCTTGTACTTTACGTTGCTCACTGGACAAATTCGCCTGTAGCTCCCTCTGTTGAGCCATTGCTTTAAATAGGTCGGATTTGGTCTGAGAAAGTATTGCATTGAGACCGTCGAATTCTTGTTCCTTGATTTGGATTTGCTGTTCAAGTAGCGTTTTGTCCGCCTTTAAGCTGATGAGTGAAGTAGTAAGACTCTCGCAAGAAGATTTGGTATTGCTTATATCTTCTAAAGATCGCTTCAGCTGAACACTGAGCTCATCATTGCGTTTTTGTTCAACTCGAAAGAGGGTATTGAACACATGGAGTTGGTTCTTGGCTTTAATTGACTTAAGAgtagaaaatttaatgaaatccaTGTTTAACAAATAACTAGCAACACGATCCTAGACTTACACCACGTTTAAGGCTGTTTACCTCCTCCATAAGGCGTTTCACTTCGTCGCGCCGTTTTCGCCAGGCGTTTAACATTATTGTTGCAAAAATACGCATTCCAGCTATCTTTGGATCGCGATCTtgaataacataataataattgttcTGATCGAACATTTTATTTACCAACGAAGATTGACTGGATACGCCCATAAGACCAGTTATATCAGAGGTTCTATTCTGCATTAAAGCACTGGGATTTGTAGAAAGCCCACGCAGCGATTGCGATTGCGGGGAAGCTAATAACGAGTAATTATTGGCATTGTCCCGATGAGTTCGCTTTAAATCCATTTG from Bactrocera oleae isolate idBacOlea1 chromosome 3, idBacOlea1, whole genome shotgun sequence includes the following:
- the LOC106614935 gene encoding desmoplakin, yielding MPEILTTIPPLTLANENLSETDGVSTDRSITSSNGIPSPSEELRSPLENSTRCEKNPMLNGKIIKSRKSIGRRNQKKVALKVGLQQKSSTAFCLKSQIPRVPLRKPSPSSALSKTNVYCNLSPRLQVQVDNPENKVTKKATIPKTDVQPLTTPNLVQLKQCRNHFSQKLELATRTINSSATQLYLRRQSTAAILNFRIRKSITQMDLKRTHRDNANNYSLLASPQSQSLRGLSTNPSALMQNRTSDITGLMGVSSQSSLVNKMFDQNNYYYVIQDRDPKIAGMRIFATIMLNAWRKRRDEVKRLMEEVNSLKRGSIKAKNQLHVFNTLFRVEQKRNDELSVQLKRSLEDISNTKSSCESLTTSLISLKADKTLLEQQIQIKEQEFDGLNAILSQTKSDLFKAMAQQRELQANLSSEQRKVQALEAQKKELINEICEVNNESLQKEEKLHNEIKEKNDALSTALTKLESFECEINELKQKTLILDSSLEVESHLRKEVANLSREVETLQQCLAATLGNRIRSCWNNSIAYQRATLHLVHWIAYCTLPATPPPKITTFPFGLTLEKALNIVKR